In Bacillus cereus ATCC 14579, a single window of DNA contains:
- the exsG gene encoding exosporium protein ExsG — protein MEFQLLVTCILQEGNAYFLVTKVDDVITLKVPITAGVAGLFLALGVPRCS, from the coding sequence ATGGAATTTCAATTGTTGGTAACTTGTATATTACAAGAAGGTAATGCTTACTTTTTAGTAACGAAGGTAGACGATGTTATTACGTTAAAAGTACCGATTACTGCGGGAGTAGCAGGTTTATTTTTAGCTTTAGGTGTACCAAGATGTTCTTAA
- a CDS encoding arylamine N-acetyltransferase family protein, producing the protein MMTNLQKEFFKRLKIPAKEITFDDLDEILLKMGMILPYENLDIMAGTIKNISKDNLIEKLLIQKRGGLCYELNSLLYYFLIDCGFQVYKVAGTVYDLYDNKWKPDDGHVIIILSHEDKDYVVDAGFASHLPLHPVPFNGEVISSQTGEYRIRKRNTRKGTHILEMRKGANGESTSFLQSEPSNEWKIGYAFTVDPIDEKKVNNIQKVIVEHKESPFNKGAITCKLTTYGHISLTNKNYTETFKGTKNKRPIESKDYARILRESFGITQEKYVGKTLERG; encoded by the coding sequence ATGATGACCAATTTACAAAAGGAGTTTTTTAAACGCTTAAAAATTCCTGCAAAAGAAATAACATTTGATGATTTAGATGAAATTCTCTTAAAAATGGGAATGATTCTCCCCTATGAAAATCTTGATATTATGGCTGGTACTATTAAAAATATCTCAAAAGATAACTTAATAGAAAAGTTACTTATTCAAAAACGAGGTGGACTTTGTTATGAATTAAACTCCTTATTGTATTATTTTTTAATTGATTGTGGGTTTCAAGTATACAAAGTAGCCGGTACTGTTTATGATCTGTACGATAATAAATGGAAACCCGATGATGGTCATGTCATTATCATATTAAGTCATGAGGATAAAGATTATGTTGTGGATGCAGGTTTTGCATCTCATCTCCCTTTACATCCAGTCCCTTTTAACGGAGAAGTCATCTCCTCTCAAACAGGAGAATATCGAATTCGTAAGCGAAATACTCGAAAAGGTACGCATATTTTAGAAATGAGAAAAGGGGCTAACGGGGAATCTACAAGTTTCTTACAATCTGAACCTTCAAACGAATGGAAAATAGGCTATGCTTTCACTGTAGATCCAATAGATGAGAAAAAAGTGAATAACATTCAAAAAGTGATTGTAGAGCATAAAGAATCTCCTTTTAATAAAGGGGCTATCACTTGTAAATTAACTACTTATGGTCACATATCATTAACAAATAAAAATTATACAGAAACCTTTAAAGGCACTAAAAATAAACGACCAATAGAATCTAAAGATTATGCTCGCATTCTTCGTGAATCTTTTGGAATAACGCAAGAGAAATATGTAGGAAAAACACTAGAAAGAGGTTAG
- a CDS encoding esterase/lipase family protein, translated as MRLMRRCVALLIVFFIMAPTISTNVQAEVVKELGKGFPDTEVFTPGEWFLGQKPANYDENKPPILFVQGRNGNADSWYGKTVYHDINDMYDYALKAGYQTVFIQLYDAAGKGSASQWDNGKLLAQKLEEIYNHFGKKVNIVAHSKGGIDTQAALVEYGANRFVGNVITLATPHHGSNLADLSYSWWAGWLASILGQKDDGTYSLQIGEMAKFRSIIDNNPAAKLNRYYTATGTSWGPTFSALSMGGLYLSSYGSNDGLVNEWSAKLSYGTHLFTDSRFDHDNIRKGSAVFARIEPYLRTTNVGLPALVASSTSSNENLEQLNTTSNQNILGGELPQNQWIEQSISVDKKAEGIVSVLTASSDVEVQMVSPKGKIYANKDSAITTSEGESFFNGATIRTFKFDKLEVGEWKIKMMAKQSKDAYLVVSDYKGGAPFVLQMPTKVKVNKPEYKLKKSPVAPEMKGDLSITVRVVNKEGKLVSEFNELQNVNTNTFTGALKDIKQPGVYNVTMDIKGMNKEGKSYNRTIVKSVYVEK; from the coding sequence ATGCGACTGATGAGAAGATGTGTGGCCTTACTAATTGTATTTTTTATCATGGCTCCAACGATTAGCACAAATGTACAGGCAGAAGTTGTAAAAGAGCTTGGAAAGGGGTTTCCTGATACAGAAGTATTCACACCTGGAGAATGGTTTTTAGGCCAAAAACCTGCTAATTATGATGAGAATAAACCGCCAATTCTCTTTGTACAAGGAAGAAATGGTAATGCTGATAGTTGGTATGGAAAGACAGTATATCATGATATAAATGATATGTATGATTATGCTTTAAAAGCAGGCTATCAAACAGTGTTTATACAATTGTATGATGCTGCGGGGAAAGGTTCGGCTAGTCAGTGGGATAACGGAAAATTGTTAGCACAAAAACTGGAAGAAATATATAATCATTTCGGTAAAAAAGTTAATATTGTAGCGCATAGTAAAGGTGGTATTGATACACAAGCCGCATTAGTTGAATATGGTGCGAATCGATTTGTTGGAAATGTTATTACACTTGCTACACCGCATCACGGCTCAAATTTAGCAGATTTGTCATATAGTTGGTGGGCAGGGTGGCTTGCTTCTATATTAGGTCAAAAAGATGATGGTACGTACTCGTTACAAATAGGTGAAATGGCAAAGTTTCGTTCAATAATAGATAACAACCCAGCAGCTAAATTAAACCGTTACTATACGGCTACTGGAACTAGCTGGGGGCCAACATTTTCTGCATTATCTATGGGTGGGTTATATTTATCATCGTACGGTTCAAATGATGGACTAGTAAATGAATGGAGTGCCAAGCTATCGTACGGTACACATTTATTTACAGATTCCAGATTTGATCATGACAATATAAGAAAAGGATCAGCTGTTTTTGCACGAATTGAACCATATTTACGTACGACAAATGTGGGATTACCAGCTTTAGTAGCATCCAGCACTAGTTCAAATGAAAATCTAGAACAATTAAATACAACTTCAAATCAAAATATTTTAGGAGGCGAATTACCACAAAATCAGTGGATAGAGCAAAGTATTTCTGTTGATAAAAAGGCTGAAGGAATAGTTTCTGTACTAACTGCTTCTTCTGATGTTGAAGTACAAATGGTATCTCCAAAAGGAAAAATCTATGCAAATAAAGATAGCGCTATAACTACTAGTGAAGGCGAATCTTTCTTTAATGGGGCGACAATTAGAACATTTAAGTTTGATAAATTGGAAGTAGGCGAATGGAAAATCAAAATGATGGCGAAGCAGTCGAAAGATGCATATTTAGTTGTAAGCGATTACAAGGGTGGCGCGCCATTTGTTCTTCAAATGCCTACAAAAGTTAAAGTAAATAAACCTGAGTATAAACTGAAAAAATCACCTGTAGCACCTGAAATGAAAGGGGATCTTTCCATAACAGTAAGAGTCGTTAATAAAGAAGGTAAGTTAGTCTCTGAATTTAATGAATTACAAAATGTTAATACGAATACATTTACAGGTGCTTTGAAAGATATAAAACAACCGGGAGTATATAACGTTACGATGGATATAAAAGGGATGAATAAAGAAGGAAAATCATATAATCGTACGATTGTTAAGTCGGTTTATGTAGAGAAATAA
- a CDS encoding stage V sporulation protein S, with translation MENILKVSSKSSPNSVAGAIAGVLRTSGNVEIQAIGAGAINQAIKAIAIARGFVAPSGIDLAFVPAFQEISINNEDRTAIKLIVGPRKKRS, from the coding sequence ATGGAAAATATATTAAAGGTATCTTCAAAATCAAGCCCAAATTCAGTCGCGGGTGCAATAGCGGGTGTACTAAGAACAAGTGGTAATGTGGAAATTCAAGCGATTGGGGCTGGAGCTATAAATCAAGCGATTAAAGCAATTGCGATTGCAAGAGGGTTCGTCGCTCCAAGTGGTATTGACTTAGCCTTCGTACCAGCATTTCAAGAGATTTCTATCAATAATGAAGATAGAACAGCGATTAAATTAATTGTAGGTCCTAGAAAGAAAAGGTCTTAG